Within Phycisphaeraceae bacterium, the genomic segment TCTGTTCGCTGTCAACCTGCGTGTCGAGGTCACCATTCATGGCGAGGATCGGCGCTCGCACGGCCCTGAGCGGTGGCTCGGGATCCTGGATGAGGAACGCGGAGAACCATGGGCCGAGGAGTTGTTCAACTGCTGCCATCACCTCCAGCGATTCGGCCGTCGGCGCCGATGGAGGATCGACACCCATCCTCGCCGCAGCTTCGGCCGCTTGAAGAGTGACGAGCGACGCGATCTCGACGGCCAGCGCCTCACGATCGGCTCCCGTGATGGCAGCCTCGATCACGCGGCGTTGCGCCGCAACCATCGGCTCGATCGTCTCTGTTGATGCACCGGACGCGAGAAGGAGTCGTCGCATCTGGACCGGCAGGAGATCCGCCCCACGCACGCCGGGCCCAGCGAGCAGCACCAGGAAGGCGACGGGATTCCCCTCCTCCTGATCGGCGAGCGCCGCGATTGGTCCGGTGAGTCCACCCTCGCTGTGCCCGATGTAGCCGCAGCGCTTCGGATCGACTTCGGGCTGCGCGCGCAGGAAGGCCATCATCGCCCGGCCATCGGCGGCGAAGTCCTTGGTCGTCGCGGTCGATCCATCTCCCGTGCTGCCACCAATGCCTCGATCATCGCAGCGCAGCACCGCAACGCCGGCGCGGGTGAGCGCATCGGCGATGACCCAGAATGGCCTGTGGCCAAAGATCGCTTCATCACGATCCTGCAGCCCGCTGCCCGTCAGCAGCACCGCGGCGGGCACTCGCGCGTCGCTGCTGGCGCCCCTTGGAATGGTAAGCGTGCCCGCCAGCACATGCCCCTCCAGTGTCGGGACCTGGACCTCTTTGGCCTCGTATTGAAACGGAGGTCGCGGCTCCTGCGGACGCGACGAGCCGCGAACCGCCGCCGTCGATCGCGTGAAGCGCACCGGCGCCTGCACCGGGCCCTGTGCGAAGGAACCCTCAAGGAGCGCCCCCTCATCGCGCCGCTCGAGCCTCATGGTCGCCGGCACGCCGACAGGGAGCGTGAAGACGAACGACTCCCCGTCGCGCGTGACAAGAAGCGGCAGGCCTGAAACGCCCTGCATGGGAATGTCGATGGCCCCGAGGGGACCGAATGGTGAGTCATCGACGAGCGTGAGGGCCATCGGCAGTTTCATGCCCATCGCTTCAAGCTCGCCGAGATAGCGCACTGCTCCGGCATGCTTCTCAGCTCGAGCCGTGCGAGTGAGCATGAGGGGCTCCTCCTGCGTCACGCCGGCCTGCACCAACTGAAACTGCCCGACGAGCTCCGTGCCCGCATCATTCGGAGCGCCGCGCAGCGTGAGCGTCGCGCCCATGAACTCAATGGACCCGGAAAAACGGCCCTCGTCATCGATGACCGCGTCATTGCACTTGCGATCGTTGACTGATCCGAGCGGAATCGAGAGGCGCATCTCCCACTCGCCGGATGCGCGAGAGAACTCGGCAAGGACCAGCACCGGCTGCGTCGGCCCGAGGTCGTTGCGCCAGAGGCCTTCAAGGAGCGCGGCTCGCTCCTTGCTCCGAGCGCCGTTGCTCGCGGACGGCGTAACGCTCGCAGAAGGCATGTCGCCTTGGGCTGGCAGCGCGGGCGAAGACTCCGCTGACGGCGTCTCCTGCACCTGCGCTCGCGCTGCGGTTGACAGAGTCAGGGCGAGGCCGAGCGCGGCCATGAGCCCGGTGAATCCGGTACGGACGCCGCATCGTCCGCCCACTCGCGATGGGAGCGCGTCTCGATCGCTCGCGACATCGAGCGCCCGAAGTGCCTCGTGGGCCTGCGTGAGCGCGTCGCCGTCGCGAGCGGCCCAAGTCGACGCAACCGCCCCGCAGGGTGACGGCAAGGTCTCGCGATCGTCAGTGCCACGGATCGACGCAACCTCCGAGTAGAACGACCGTGCGCGTCGATGGCATGCCGAGTTCGCGTCAATCGACGCGTTCCGGCCAGACCCGGACTCTTGAGATCCAACACCAGTCTGCGTGGCGGAATCGGTGCTCATGGCTCACTTGTACCGCGCCGGCGGTTCGGGGTCAGCCCGCGTCGTAGGTGATGAGGCGCTCGACGCGATTCTCCGGCGTGCAGAGCGCCACCTTGGGGCGATGGCGACCGAGGGCCTCCTCGTCGAGGATGCAGAAGCTCATGATGATGACGAGATGGCCGATCCCCGACAGCCGCGCCGCTGCCCCATTCACGCCGATCACACCACTCCCCCGCTCGCCCCTGAAGACATAGGTCTCAAAGCGCGAACCGCTCGTGACATCGCTGACCAGAACCTTCTCATTCACGCGCATGCCGACCGCATCGAGGAGATCGGCATCGATGGTGATCGAGCCCATGTAGTCGGGCTCACAGTAGGTCACCGTGGCTCGATGGATCTTGGCATGGAGAGCGTGTCGAAGCATGGACGATCGCAATGGCGCGGGTGAAGATGGCCCTGATCAGCGGCGCTCTCGAGTGCGCTGGCTCGCCGTCGCCGCTCCGTCCGCACTCTCGCGCCATCGAAGGCGCGGCGCGTCAGACCACATGCCGTCGACATCATAAAACGCGCGCTGCTCCGGTTCGAAGAGATGGACGACGACATCAACGAAGTCGATGACGATCCATGTATCACCGCCATCGCGCGACTGACGATAGGGAGGCGAGCCTCGCTCCTTCCCGAGGTCCTCGAGCCGCTGGGCGACGGAGCGCATCTGTCGCTCGCTCGAACCGGAAGCGATGACCATGAAGTCGCAGACCGGACTCAGGCCACGGAGATCGATGAGCGTCACCTCGGAGCACTTCAACTCCGAGACAAGGCGCGCCGCATCCAAGGCAAACTGCTCCGCCGTGCCATTCGCCCCCGGTGCAAGACGAACTGGTCGTCGAGAACTCACGCCTCTCGGCTTCGTCCAGCGGAGGGGCCACCGGCCGTTCGCGGCGCACCGGGCCGCATCGGGCGCGGTGCGGGACGACGCATTTCGCGCCGGCGTCGCTCCGAAGGCTTCTCGTAGTACTGGCGGCGCTTCACATCCTTGGTGAGGCCCTCCTTCTCGCAGAGCTTCTTGAATCGACGGAGCATCTGCTCGATGGTTTCACCAGTTCGTGACTTGATGCGAATCGCCATGCGCGGACTTCCTTCATTGCACTCGGGGCAGGACCCGCCCGGGTCCTCGACGATCCCCGTCGCAAGTCCCGCAGTAAACCGGATCGGACCGCCGGAGGCAAGCGGCGGCCCCCGTCTCGCTGCAGCAGCGGCGATGAAACGCGCGGAAATGCCGGTTTTCCCGGAGTTCCGCGAGAGCCGGGTGATCCGGCAGCGGGGCGCCCCAATCCCCTGCCAAAGCCGATCGGCGGCGTCGACACCCCCCGGGACCGCCAGGCCGCTGGCGCCGCGATCAGCATCCTCCCACCACTCCTCGATCCGATCGGCATGGCGGTGAGGACCGACCTAGGCTGTGCTCATGCCGCTTCTCGTGGATGTGGCCAATGTTCTCCATGTGACCGGGGTTCTGCCGCCGGAGATTGCCGGACCGGACGAGGTGGCCCTTGCCGAGCTCATTTCCCGCAGCCGTTGGGGCGACCACTGGGTTCGTCTGGTCTGCGATGGCGGAGCCCCCGGCGAGCGGCGCCCGTTTCCGAACCTCGACATCTCTCTCATTCACACCGGACGCCGCAGCGCCGACGAGGTCATCATCGAGATTGCATCGACCTCGAGCTTCGCCCGTCGCATCGATGTGATCTCGAACGATCGCCGGGTCCAGTCCGGCGTCCGGTCTTTCGGCTGCCGCATCATGCGTGGCGAGGAGTTCCTCGAGCGCCTCGCCAGCGATGTCTCGCGCCGGCGCGGACCTCAGCGAGGGCGCGACGGCAGCAGCGGTGTTGATCGCAGTGTGCCACTCGCGCCCGAGTCCGTCGACGCCTGGCTCGAAACCTTCGGTATGAATGACTCTCCACCGCGGAAGGAGCCCTGATTCATGACGATCACGCGCCCACATGCCGGCCCCCGTCCGAAGCTCACCTTCACACCCACGCCCTTCGACTTCGAGGAGCCGCCCGCCGATCCGATTCCGGCCTTTATGAAGTGGTTCGAAGATGCGCTCCAGCTTCCCGTGCCGAACCCGAACGCGATGTGTCTGGCGACGGTCGATTCGACCGGCACGCCCTCGGCGCGCATCGTGCTCCTGCGCGGCTTCGATGAGCGAGGCGCGGTCTTTTTCACCAATCGCCACAGCAAGAAGGGTGAGGCGATCGAGAGCAATCGTCGTGTCGCCCTGCTGTTCCACTGGGATCTGCTCGAACGACAGGTGCGCATCGAGGGACACGCCTCGCACACGAGCGACACGGAGAGCGATGAGTACTGGGAGAGCCGCCCGCGCGAGAGTCGGCTTGGGAGCTGGGCAAGTGAACAGAGTCGTCCGGTGGAGAACCGCGCTGAGCTCGCCCGACGAATCCGCGAAGCGGACGAGATCTTCCGGGACAAGCCAGTGCCGCGGCCGCCCCATTGGGGCGGCTACCGGGTCGCCATCGATGCGATTGAGTTCTGGCAGGGCGATCCCCACCGCGTGCATGACCGCGTGCGATATCAGTGCACGCCGGGCCTCGGAGGCTGGGTGGCGCGGCGCCTCTGCCCGTAACCGGTCGGCCATCGAAGGCGCGAGACCTTGGAGGGAGTGCCCCGCGGAGCCCGGGTGGGTGACGCGCTGCGGGGGTGCTACTCCACAGCGCCTGCCATGGCTGCGACGCGATTCTTCTTCCATGGCGGCTCCGGTCGCGCCGGCACCCAGCCGCCGCGGACGCGAACCGAGCCCCGCTTGCCGACCGCCTCGCGCAGCCGCCGAATGAGCGCGGCCTCCGGCACCACTCGAAGTGACGGCGACGAGAGCACGGCGACGCGGTCACCAAGGACCAACTGAATGAGCACCTCCACGGGCCGCCCGCGCGTCGCGGCAAAGGAGCCCGCAGCCATGCGAAGGTGTCCCGCGATCATCTCGAGCACCGGCTCGATCGGCTCATCAGCATCGCTTGCTGGCAGCGAAAGCACAATGTCGAGACCTGTCGAACAGTGCGCCGCGGTGTCTTCGATTGCCAGGATCCGCTCGACGCGGATTGCGGGCTCAGCGCGACGGCGATCGACGAAGCCCGCCACCACCACCAGCTTGTCGTTCACGAGCAGCGAGCCGTGCTTCGCGAAGACCTCGCTGAAACAGACGCCGTCGATCACGCCGGCGCGATCGGCAAGGGTGATCATCGCCATCTTCTTGCCCTGCTCGCCGCTGCCCGAGTCGCGCCCACCCTTGCTGAAGATGGGGCGCACGCTTGTCACCACCGCCGCCATGACGACCGGCGCATCCTCGGGTCGATCCTGAATCAAGGCCGTATCGGCGTTGCAGAAGACCTCCATGAGTCGGCGATGTTCATCGAGCGGGTGCCCGCTCACATGGAACCCGAGACTGTCGCGCTCCTTCTGCAGCGCCGTGATGCGATCCCATGGCTCCACCCGGCGCAGCGTGCCGACGAACGATGACGCCGTCTCGGGTGCGGAGAGTTCGAAGTCGCCGAGCAAACTCATCTGACCGCTGCGACGATCCTTGGCCAGCGCCTGGCCAGCCGCCATCGCGTCGGGAATGGTGGCCACCAGCGACGCGCGGGCCTCCACGCCATGCAAGCCGTCAAACGCGCCGGCAGCAACCAATCGTTCGACGGTGGCGCGATTGACACTTCGAAGATCGACGCGCCCGCAGAAGTCGAAGATGTCCTTGAACGGGCCCCTCGCATCCCGCTCGGCGATGATCGCGCGGATCGCACCTTCACCGGCGCCCTTGATCGCCTGGAGTCCGAAGCGGATGTGCCCATGCAGCGCGTCGCGTGCCTCGCCCGGCGTGAAGACGACGGCAAAGTCCGCCTTCGAGAGATTGACATCGGGGGGCTTGACATCGACGCCGATGTGCGGCCGATCCGGCGCATGATCCGCGAAGGGCACGCGGCGACACTCTTCAAGATAGACCGCCCACTCCTCGACCTTGCGCGCCTGACTCTCGAACGAGAGCACCGCGGCCATGTACTGTGCCGGGAAGTAGGTCTTCAGGTACGCCGTCTGGTAGGCGATGATGGCGTACCCGGTGGAGTGGCTCTTGTTGAAGCCGTACTCGGCGAACTTGAGGATCAGATCGAAGAGATCGCGTGCCATCGACACCGCCACGCCGCGCGTGCCGGCCCCATCCACGAACTCACTCCGCGCCTTCTCGATGGCCTCCTTCTTCTTCTTCGAGATCGCCTTGATGATCGTGTACGCGGCGCGGAGCGGAATGCCGCCGAGCTGGTGCAGCACCTGCATCACCTGCTCCTGATAGACCATGATGCCGTAGGTCTCTCGCGTGATCTCATCGACCACCGGGTGAATGCTCGGCACCGGTTCT encodes:
- a CDS encoding alpha/beta hydrolase; amino-acid sequence: MPSPCGAVASTWAARDGDALTQAHEALRALDVASDRDALPSRVGGRCGVRTGFTGLMAALGLALTLSTAARAQVQETPSAESSPALPAQGDMPSASVTPSASNGARSKERAALLEGLWRNDLGPTQPVLVLAEFSRASGEWEMRLSIPLGSVNDRKCNDAVIDDEGRFSGSIEFMGATLTLRGAPNDAGTELVGQFQLVQAGVTQEEPLMLTRTARAEKHAGAVRYLGELEAMGMKLPMALTLVDDSPFGPLGAIDIPMQGVSGLPLLVTRDGESFVFTLPVGVPATMRLERRDEGALLEGSFAQGPVQAPVRFTRSTAAVRGSSRPQEPRPPFQYEAKEVQVPTLEGHVLAGTLTIPRGASSDARVPAAVLLTGSGLQDRDEAIFGHRPFWVIADALTRAGVAVLRCDDRGIGGSTGDGSTATTKDFAADGRAMMAFLRAQPEVDPKRCGYIGHSEGGLTGPIAALADQEEGNPVAFLVLLAGPGVRGADLLPVQMRRLLLASGASTETIEPMVAAQRRVIEAAITGADREALAVEIASLVTLQAAEAAARMGVDPPSAPTAESLEVMAAVEQLLGPWFSAFLIQDPEPPLRAVRAPILAMNGDLDTQVDSEQNLLRIEAIRRDAGLPIATKRYPNLNHLFQPAITGGPDEYAFIEVTFDPEALKDMVEWIVTAMQGTAPADGP
- a CDS encoding aspartate 1-decarboxylase encodes the protein MLRHALHAKIHRATVTYCEPDYMGSITIDADLLDAVGMRVNEKVLVSDVTSGSRFETYVFRGERGSGVIGVNGAAARLSGIGHLVIIMSFCILDEEALGRHRPKVALCTPENRVERLITYDAG
- the rsfS gene encoding ribosome silencing factor encodes the protein MSSRRPVRLAPGANGTAEQFALDAARLVSELKCSEVTLIDLRGLSPVCDFMVIASGSSERQMRSVAQRLEDLGKERGSPPYRQSRDGGDTWIVIDFVDVVVHLFEPEQRAFYDVDGMWSDAPRLRWRESADGAATASQRTRERR
- the rpsU gene encoding 30S ribosomal protein S21; translated protein: MAIRIKSRTGETIEQMLRRFKKLCEKEGLTKDVKRRQYYEKPSERRRREMRRPAPRPMRPGAPRTAGGPSAGRSREA
- a CDS encoding NYN domain-containing protein; amino-acid sequence: MPLLVDVANVLHVTGVLPPEIAGPDEVALAELISRSRWGDHWVRLVCDGGAPGERRPFPNLDISLIHTGRRSADEVIIEIASTSSFARRIDVISNDRRVQSGVRSFGCRIMRGEEFLERLASDVSRRRGPQRGRDGSSGVDRSVPLAPESVDAWLETFGMNDSPPRKEP
- the pdxH gene encoding pyridoxamine 5'-phosphate oxidase; this translates as MTITRPHAGPRPKLTFTPTPFDFEEPPADPIPAFMKWFEDALQLPVPNPNAMCLATVDSTGTPSARIVLLRGFDERGAVFFTNRHSKKGEAIESNRRVALLFHWDLLERQVRIEGHASHTSDTESDEYWESRPRESRLGSWASEQSRPVENRAELARRIREADEIFRDKPVPRPPHWGGYRVAIDAIEFWQGDPHRVHDRVRYQCTPGLGGWVARRLCP